The following proteins are encoded in a genomic region of Oscillospiraceae bacterium:
- a CDS encoding aminotransferase class V-fold PLP-dependent enzyme produces the protein MIYLDNAATTYPKPYSVVNAVRESFLQYGANPGRGGYRMSMDTAEKIFRVRENLSKTFRCGAPERVVFTQNCTHALNLAMKCFLPRGAHIVISDREHNAVMRPLEAMQAEGLITYSIANIGRDVPNAAAYFARKITQNTAALLCVHTSNVDGQVMPIAEIGRLAVKFGMLFIVDAAQAAGNAVIDMAADGIDLLCMPGHKGLYGPTGCGVLLIRDRAPVRTLTEGGTGTDSMLKKQPMQLPEALESGTMAVNSILGLGEGLRFVNELGAGNIGEHERQLRKELVEKTEGLSGLKIYEPTRSSGIYLFNFEGMCCERTAAELEKEDIAVRAGLHCAPSAHEVLGTLPDGAVRISFGVFNDREQVSKTASALWKISKNV, from the coding sequence ATGATATATCTTGACAATGCGGCTACGACTTATCCGAAGCCGTACAGTGTGGTCAACGCGGTCCGGGAGTCATTTTTACAATATGGGGCAAATCCCGGCCGGGGCGGCTACCGGATGTCAATGGACACCGCGGAAAAAATTTTTCGTGTCCGTGAAAATTTGTCGAAGACCTTTCGCTGCGGAGCGCCCGAACGGGTGGTATTCACCCAGAACTGCACGCATGCGCTCAATCTTGCGATGAAGTGCTTTTTGCCCCGCGGCGCGCACATCGTGATCTCCGACCGGGAGCACAACGCGGTCATGCGCCCTCTGGAGGCGATGCAGGCCGAAGGACTGATAACCTACAGCATCGCCAACATTGGCCGGGATGTGCCGAACGCAGCCGCGTATTTCGCCCGGAAAATCACTCAGAATACCGCCGCACTGCTGTGCGTTCACACCTCAAACGTCGACGGGCAGGTGATGCCGATCGCCGAGATCGGGAGGCTTGCCGTGAAATTCGGGATGCTGTTCATCGTGGATGCCGCACAGGCCGCAGGAAACGCGGTAATCGATATGGCCGCGGACGGGATCGATCTGCTTTGCATGCCTGGGCATAAAGGCCTGTACGGGCCTACGGGGTGCGGCGTGCTGCTCATCCGGGACCGGGCGCCGGTTCGGACGCTGACAGAGGGCGGTACCGGGACCGACTCGATGTTAAAAAAGCAGCCGATGCAGCTGCCTGAGGCGCTCGAGAGCGGGACGATGGCCGTCAATTCGATCCTCGGGCTCGGTGAGGGCCTGCGGTTCGTCAACGAACTCGGCGCGGGAAATATCGGCGAACACGAACGTCAACTGCGCAAAGAACTCGTCGAAAAAACCGAAGGGCTTTCGGGATTGAAAATTTATGAGCCGACCAGGTCTTCGGGAATCTATCTGTTCAATTTCGAAGGCATGTGCTGTGAGCGGACGGCGGCAGAACTCGAAAAAGAGGACATCGCCGTGCGCGCGGGCCTGCACTGCGCGCCGAGCGCGCATGAAGTGCTCGGGACACTGCCCGACGGCGCGGTTCGCATCAGTTTCGGCGTCTTCAACGACCGCGAGCAAGTCAGCAAAACGGCTTCGGCGCTTTGGAAGATTTCCAAGAATGTGTGA
- a CDS encoding sodium ion-translocating decarboxylase subunit beta, producing MIAMWVIGGILIYLAINKDMEPALLLPMGFGAILVNLPLSGVIDQLDANGSVVTGAIQRLFNIGIEIGELMPLLLFIGIGAMMDFGPLLSNPKLFLFGGAAQFGIFATITVASLFFPLKDAAAIGIIGAADGPTSIYVAQYFKSQFTGPIMVAAYSYMALVPIIQPPVIRLCTTRKERLIRMHYEKKSVSKAVRIIFPIAVTIVAGIIAPTSVALVGFLMFGNLIRECGVLGSLSDTAQKDFANIITLLLGITVAFKMQAEAFLAWKTLLIMGLGLVAFIFDSAAGVFFAKFLNLFMKNKVNPMIGAAGISAFPMSSRVIHKMGLKEDPQNFLLMHAAGANASGQIASVIAGGLVIKLVSALVK from the coding sequence ATGATCGCCATGTGGGTCATCGGCGGCATTTTGATCTATCTGGCCATCAACAAAGACATGGAACCGGCGCTTTTGCTCCCGATGGGTTTCGGCGCAATTTTGGTCAACCTGCCGCTTTCCGGCGTCATCGACCAGCTCGATGCCAACGGAAGCGTTGTCACGGGCGCCATTCAGCGGTTATTTAATATCGGCATCGAAATCGGAGAACTCATGCCGCTGCTTCTGTTCATCGGCATCGGCGCGATGATGGACTTCGGCCCGCTGCTCTCCAACCCCAAACTGTTTTTATTCGGCGGCGCTGCCCAGTTCGGCATCTTCGCCACAATCACGGTCGCCTCGCTCTTCTTCCCGCTCAAAGACGCTGCGGCCATCGGCATCATCGGCGCGGCGGACGGCCCCACTTCCATTTATGTCGCGCAGTATTTTAAATCGCAGTTTACCGGCCCGATTATGGTCGCCGCTTATTCCTATATGGCGCTTGTTCCGATCATACAACCGCCGGTCATCCGCCTCTGCACCACCCGCAAAGAGCGTCTGATCCGGATGCACTATGAAAAGAAGTCGGTCTCCAAGGCCGTCCGCATCATCTTCCCGATCGCAGTCACCATCGTCGCCGGCATCATCGCCCCGACCTCTGTCGCGCTCGTCGGATTTTTGATGTTCGGCAACCTGATCCGCGAATGCGGCGTGCTCGGCTCGCTTTCCGATACGGCGCAGAAGGATTTCGCCAATATCATCACGCTTTTGCTCGGCATCACGGTCGCTTTCAAAATGCAGGCGGAGGCCTTCCTCGCGTGGAAGACGCTGCTCATCATGGGCCTCGGCCTTGTCGCCTTTATCTTCGATTCCGCCGCGGGCGTGTTCTTCGCCAAATTCCTCAACCTGTTCATGAAGAACAAAGTCAACCCGATGATCGGCGCTGCAGGCATTTCGGCCTTCCCGATGTCTTCACGCGTCATCCATAAGATGGGCCTCAAGGAAGACCCGCAGAACTTCCTGCTGATGCACGCCGCCGGCGCAAACGCCTCCGGCCAGATCGCCTCGGTCATCGCCGGCGGACTGGTCATCAAGCTGGTCAGCGCCTTAGTCAAGTGA
- a CDS encoding DUF6062 family protein encodes MPKETVDTAVIVRHYEEAKGCPHCSFEREADAYEVDRLLDGNMMVECIRMETDARGFCADHYSKLINARSRFSVAVMLESHLREIQNVYLEKNNPKKGKGSLATKMTELDADCFICRRMSGHMENFEAGVAVLWKRREDFRELFSKKGSLCMHHYARQLAACEKELDNNTYRDMSDAMFQNVRRTLDKLADETKFYVSRFDYRVTGADKNFGTCADVLERVGEFLHGKSPCKDNLKK; translated from the coding sequence ATGCCGAAAGAGACCGTCGACACCGCCGTCATCGTCCGCCATTACGAAGAGGCAAAGGGCTGCCCGCACTGCAGTTTCGAGCGCGAAGCCGATGCCTATGAGGTGGACCGGCTGCTCGACGGCAACATGATGGTCGAATGCATCCGAATGGAAACCGACGCACGCGGTTTCTGCGCCGACCACTATTCAAAGCTCATCAATGCCCGAAGCCGCTTTTCGGTTGCGGTGATGCTCGAAAGCCACCTGCGTGAAATTCAAAACGTCTATCTCGAAAAAAACAACCCTAAAAAGGGCAAGGGTTCTCTTGCGACTAAAATGACCGAACTCGACGCAGACTGCTTTATCTGCCGCCGCATGTCGGGCCATATGGAAAATTTCGAAGCGGGCGTCGCAGTGCTTTGGAAACGGCGTGAGGATTTCCGGGAGCTGTTTTCGAAAAAGGGCAGCCTCTGCATGCACCATTATGCCCGCCAACTCGCCGCCTGCGAAAAGGAACTCGACAACAACACCTATCGCGACATGAGCGACGCGATGTTTCAAAACGTCCGGAGGACGCTCGATAAACTCGCCGATGAGACCAAGTTCTATGTCAGCCGCTTCGATTACCGGGTGACGGGAGCGGACAAAAACTTCGGCACCTGTGCCGACGTGCTCGAGCGGGTCGGAGAATTTTTACACGGAAAAAGCCCATGCAAAGACAACCTCAAAAAATGA
- a CDS encoding DUF3343 domain-containing protein, whose translation MKKQTSGIILTSVTYAIRAKEILLRYHIKALCEKLPASVTGCGCGYGLRVYCDEQTAVAVLESEGIQVKGNYTPSEEYIQPCQ comes from the coding sequence ATGAAAAAACAAACCAGCGGAATCATCCTGACCTCGGTCACTTATGCGATCCGGGCAAAAGAGATTCTTTTACGATATCACATCAAAGCCCTATGCGAGAAATTGCCCGCGAGCGTCACCGGCTGCGGCTGCGGATACGGCCTTCGGGTTTATTGTGACGAACAGACCGCCGTAGCGGTGCTTGAATCGGAAGGCATTCAGGTGAAAGGAAATTATACGCCCTCGGAGGAATACATCCAACCCTGCCAATGA